The Sulfuriferula nivalis genome contains the following window.
TCGGCCTGCTCGATGGCGCGTTGCGCTGCGTCTTGGACAGCGGTGACCACGAAATCGGTCATGGTGCGCCCCTGAAGTTCGGCGGCGCGCTTGAGCATCGAATGTAGATCGGTGCTGATCCTGGCTTCGAGGCGTGCGGTAGAAATAGCTGCGGACATGGTGTTATCCTCCTTTCGGTAATTGTACGGCAAATTGCCGCACATATCCATGGCTATTAGTGTGCTTTATTTTCCGAATTCTGCGACGGCCCCAAAAACGACCAGAGCGAGGCTTCCATTGGTGCGCGAAAACGC
Protein-coding sequences here:
- a CDS encoding DUF1778 domain-containing protein; the protein is MSAAISTARLEARISTDLHSMLKRAAELQGRTMTDFVVTAVQDAAQRAIEQAEVIRLSLADQECFALALLSPPQPSPALERAFTRRNKLLHTE